The Ananas comosus cultivar F153 linkage group 20, ASM154086v1, whole genome shotgun sequence region ctatctatctctcaaaaaaaaaaaaaaatactgcgaCCTTTTCAAATTCCTACAACTATAGTTGGATTTCAAATTAtaatcaaattgaaatttaaattcaaaacaacatttaaaacttaattataaatcaaattcaatttttttaaatataaaacacaaatttaaaataaaactttcagttccaattcaaaatttcaattaaaatcaaaaattaaaatttggctttaaaattaaaagttcaatttagattcaaattttaaagtttaatataaatttcaaaactaaaattttacattacaataccaacttcaaaaattaaatttaaattcaatagtTTTTTGAGCTGGATACTTAACAAATTGAgtattatctaatttggtaagttacCAAAGTAAAtcagatatttaatatttataggatGCTGACaaatttagtatatattattaattttttttccaatattctCATATTGACtattcaattatattttttactaattaaaaattaaaatttaatatttatgatgtattgaagcattcctctaaaaaaaaataaccagCCAAGAAATTAAGATattgaaattaccaaaaaaatatatatatatatatgcgaatactctttttctacaaaatttCACAGCTGCTATGGCTGTAACCAACAATTCACATTATTAAAACTAACTTAATAACACAACatcatttaaatattattaatatagccAAAAAcacaattttcaatttcaatcctttggatttttttttggctccgtacataaatatatgaatataattaattgctATGCTTCTGCCcaatcctcttttttttttttttgttacgtaCATGAATACTCTCTTTCTCACAAGTTTTCCTCCTAACACCAAAAAGATACCAAGAACAGAAACCCTTTCTCCTTCATCGATCAAATCAttcgcggcggcagcggcggcggcgactgcGGCGGCTTCTTTAGACCGTGTAGTGCTGTTGGATGGTCTCGATGTCGAGCCCCTTGAGCTTCACCACTGACTCCACATGCCCCTTCAGTGTGTGCAGCTCCCTAAGCCTGCAAGAAAAACACAATATATGCTTAGCCTGCTGCTGAGGTTCATCTTGTGTGAATCTCAATATATGCTCGTGTGTCGACGCACCTGGCGACCTCCGCGCGCCTCTTGGCCTGCTCCGCGATCTCCGACAGCTCCCTGTAGCTCTTGTCGCTGAAGAAGCCGGAGGCGTCCGGCGGCTGGAGCCCGTGCAGAGTGCGCTGCGCCAGCGCCCACTGCGCCTCCCTCTCGCCCCTCCCGTAGTCCTTCTTGTTGGTGAAGGCCgtctagaaaagaaaaatcatcgGCTTATCGAATTATCTATCTTTCTAGTCGTACgtgaaaaggaggaggagggaaaTGTGAAATAAgtattctaaaagcttaagcggttagagaacggtgtttatatattttttatatttaacaagaaAGGGGATGGGGATACCTTGTTTTGGATAAGGTTGTCCCAGGCCTTGCCGCTGAGAGCGTAGCGAATAATGAACTTGAGAATGTCGAGAGGGAAGTAGGTGACGAGGCTGTAGACCCAGATCACTCCGGCCCAGCCCCATCCGATGCCCTGGATCCTGGCGAAGCCCCAGGTCGCGTACACCGCGACCGCGGTAGCCACCTACAAGAAAACCCATCGgtacttattctttttttttttttccttatcgATCAGTACTCGGCGATTCCGAAATGTATGTATGGCTCACCAGCTGTGCGGCGATGAAAGCGGTGACGAGCAAGAGACCGGGGCGCTCGATAAAGGACCAGCTCCTCGACCTCGTAACGAAGATGAGCGCCTGGCTGATTATACTCACCTGGAGGTACAGTGCCGACATAAGTTCGTCCTCATGCTCCCTGATCGACCTCACTCCAAAGATTTGCTGCATCCATATATACATGTAATGAATGAATTACTTGATCAAtccatatatatctatactgtATATAAAGGCGTATAGGAATGACAGACGGAATGAGACTAAGACTACGTACTGGGAAGAAGTCGGTGTCGTGGGCAATCCAAAAGAAGACGACGGTCATGACGGCCATGTAAGCGCCGAGGACGACGCCGGTGGCGAAGATCTCGCGCAGCTTCCAGGAGTCGGGGAGGGGGGAGGGCTTGACACGGTCCTTGGAGATGGTCATGATGGTGCCGTCGTTGAGGATGGCAATGATGAGGACCATGAAGGGGGAGAAGTCGAAGCGCCAGATGAGGGCGATGAGCAGGAAGCCGAGCACGATGCGGATGGTGATGGAGACGGCGTAGATGGTGTAGTTCTTCATGCGCTGGAAGATGGCGCGGCTCGTCAGCACCGCGCTCACGATCACGCTCAGCCCCGGCTCCGTCAGCACGATGTCCGACGCGCTCCGCGCCGCGTCCGTCGCGTCCGCCACCGCGATCCCGATGTCCGCCTTCTTCAACGCCGGCGCGTCATTCACACCATCCCCTGTCATCCCGCAGATGTGCTTCCTCTCCTGCAGCCTCTTCACGATCTCGTACTTGTGCTCTACATGCAAAAAAATTATCTTGCCATTTAGATTAAGAATTTCATCTAATAGATCGAATATGCATACTGATCAATCCACTGCTTGCTTACCTGGGAAGACTCCGGCGAAGCCGTCGGCCTTCTCGATGAGCTCGTCGATGGGGAGCCCGGTGACCTCACTGCTCTTGTCTCCGAGGAGAGTCGAAGACGGGTACATGTTGGTGCCCATGCCGAGCCGGCGCCCGGTCTCCTTGGCAATGGCGAGCTGGTCGCCGGTGATCATCTTGACGTTAACGCCGAGGTTGAGCGCACGGCGGATGGTCTCAGCGCTGTCGTGCCTCGGAGGGTCGAAGAGGGGCAGCAGACCCATGAACTGCCACGGGCCGCCGGCGCTCTCCTTGCTCGCTTCCGGCACCTCCTGCCTGGCGACGCCGAGCGAGCGGAGGCCGCGGTCGGCGAAATTGTCGATCAACTGATGGACCTTCTTCTTGGTGTCCTCTTTCAGGTTGCAAAGATCAATGATCTGAAATGGatacatatatacaattaacAGGTGAAAAAAGATAAAcaggtatatatatgtatacatatattattatccaATATATGCGTGCATGCATGCAGTACCTGTTCGGGAGCGCCCTTGCTAGCCCGGTGCCACTTGCCGTCGGAGTCGATGTAGGTGATAGCGGTGCGCTTGTCGACGGGATTGAAAGGAAGGAAGTGGACCTCCTGAATCCCGGCGCGCGCCTCCTTGGGGTCGGCCAACATTCCGACGATGGACGCGTCGATCGCGTCTTGGTTCTCCACCCTCGAGGCCCTCGCGGCGAAGAGCATCACCGTATCTCTGTCCATGTCCTTCCCCAGCACCTGCACAATTACACAATTGTTCGTTTTCATGAGCATGCGATCGATCATATTAAGATTGGTTGGTTAGTTAAGAGAAAGAATgggatacatatatatatgttacctCAATCAGGTTCTTGTCGACGGTGAGCTTGTTCAGAGTGAGGGTGCCGGTCTTATCGCTGCACAGCACGTCCATGCCGGCCATCTCCTCGATGGCAGTCATCCGCTTGGTGATGGCCCCCTGCTCCGACAAGCGGTGGGACCCGATGGCCATGGTGACCGACAGCACGGTGGGCATAGCGATCGGGATCCCTCCGATGAGCAGCACCAGCAGGTTGTCGATCCCGTCGCGGTACCGCCTGTACTGGATCGGGTACATGACCACGATCTCGATGAGCATGCCGACCGCGATCGAGCATATGCAGAAGTTGCCGATGGCCGTGAGGACCTTCTGGAAGTGGCCGACGTTGTTGGTGCTGTCGACGAGGTGGGCCGCCTTGCCGAAGAAGGTGTGCACGCCGGTGGCGATCACGATGGCCTCGATCTCCCCTTGCTTGCACGTAGAGCCCGAGAAGACCTCGTCGCCGGGGTTCTTGGTCACGGGGAGCGACTCTCCGGTCAGGGCCGACTGGTCGATCTTGAGGGGATCGCCCTCGAGTAAGCGAGCGTCGGCCGGGATGATGTCGCCGAGCTTGATGCTGATAATGTCGCCCGGGACAAGGATCGCCGCGTCCTGCTCCGACCACTTCCCGTCCCTCAACACCTGCGCCGAGCAATAAGAAGAGAGTTTGCTTTAGACTCCGCACACTGCACTTGAAATAACCATGATGGCCGGTGATGTATATTCATACGGTCTCACCTTAGTCTTGGGGGCGAGGCCGGCCAtgagagcggcggcggcgttgcCGGCGTTGTTCTCCTCGATGAAGCTGATGGTGGAGTTGATGATCAGGAGGACGACAATGCCGACGAAGTCCTGCCAGTCCGGAGGCTTACCCTGCACGCGCGCACCCACACACGCGGTTATCATTCTCCGCCATGCGAAGCTCGGAAAAAACCTTAATAAACATATGCAGCGACGTATTTACGTACGTACCCCTCCGTTGGCGAGAACGATGGCCATGATGGCGGCGATCTCCATGACCCAGGAGAGCGGGTTCCACATGAACCCCAGGAACTTGAGGAACTTGCTCTCCTGCATGCGATATATTTACATTAATTTACACAGTTAAACGTGGAAGGCGATAGAGGTagtaacaaaaaagaaaaaaaaaaaaaagaaaaaaagagagagctaGCTAAGTAACGAATGCAAGCAAGAAGATCACACCGTCTTCTCCTCGAGCTTGTTGGGCCCGAACAGCTGGAGCCGCTGCTCGCCCTCGGCCGAGCTGAGCCCCTCCCGCGAGCATTTCAGCTGCTCGAACACTTCCTCCACCGGAATCCTCTCCTGAGAtgagttaagaaaaaaaaaaaaaacaatcatacAAATCTTTactaagaaagaagaagaaagaagaagagagaatatTAATATTAGAAACAATCATACAAGATCGACGGTCTCGTTCTTGACATCCTCCAAAGAAATAGAGgccatcttttttttattcccctTTTACttgccttttattattatttttattttttgtttgctttttttcacagagagagaaattaattaAGCTAGAGAGCTGTAAATGAAGCGtggaagggagagggagaagaacaAATAGTGGCTCATAAGAGCCCCTCGTCCTtgttctttttctctcctctcacCTCCTAGATCTCGagctctatctctctctctctctcgtttatTTCAAAGATTGGGCGTTCATTGGGGTGGGGGGTGTGCACCGGCCCCAGGTTATGTACTGGGGAAGACGAAAGAGGGAGTGGCCATGGTTCCCCCGCCTTACATTTGGAATGTGGGGCCCAACAACCGAAGCGCCGCGCGGTTAGCGAGGATCGGCTCCTGCTGCTCCCGAGGGATTCAGGGAACGGTTCCAACGGTCGGGACCGAAGAGATGGTAAGGTgcccacaaatttttttaaaaaaataataataaaaataaaaataaaaaatagaagcatAAATTTAGAAGAATCTATATTACCTGGACTCGGTCCACCACGTCAACTGCGCACCGCTTGTGCTGATTTGCACTTCAACCACCCCGCAGCTGTAGTGCAAGTAGCAAAAAGTTTGATAGTTGATATTCAAAGTTTTTAAGTTTGAAACCCAATTGTTTcgcatttttagttaaatttatttctaaaaaaaaatataaaactagttgcatattatatttctctcttaaaaaaaaaaaaaacacaaatctaTTCTATGtacaagtataaattttattttgtttctttatggATTTGGAAACGactaaattttatcatattttttatcatcacttaCTGTTCCCTTTGGACACGTTGGGACGGGAGAggattttggtaa contains the following coding sequences:
- the LOC109725548 gene encoding plasma membrane ATPase 4-like, translated to MASISLEDVKNETVDLERIPVEEVFEQLKCSREGLSSAEGEQRLQLFGPNKLEEKTESKFLKFLGFMWNPLSWVMEIAAIMAIVLANGGGKPPDWQDFVGIVVLLIINSTISFIEENNAGNAAAALMAGLAPKTKVLRDGKWSEQDAAILVPGDIISIKLGDIIPADARLLEGDPLKIDQSALTGESLPVTKNPGDEVFSGSTCKQGEIEAIVIATGVHTFFGKAAHLVDSTNNVGHFQKVLTAIGNFCICSIAVGMLIEIVVMYPIQYRRYRDGIDNLLVLLIGGIPIAMPTVLSVTMAIGSHRLSEQGAITKRMTAIEEMAGMDVLCSDKTGTLTLNKLTVDKNLIEVLGKDMDRDTVMLFAARASRVENQDAIDASIVGMLADPKEARAGIQEVHFLPFNPVDKRTAITYIDSDGKWHRASKGAPEQIIDLCNLKEDTKKKVHQLIDNFADRGLRSLGVARQEVPEASKESAGGPWQFMGLLPLFDPPRHDSAETIRRALNLGVNVKMITGDQLAIAKETGRRLGMGTNMYPSSTLLGDKSSEVTGLPIDELIEKADGFAGVFPEHKYEIVKRLQERKHICGMTGDGVNDAPALKKADIGIAVADATDAARSASDIVLTEPGLSVIVSAVLTSRAIFQRMKNYTIYAVSITIRIVLGFLLIALIWRFDFSPFMVLIIAILNDGTIMTISKDRVKPSPLPDSWKLREIFATGVVLGAYMAVMTVVFFWIAHDTDFFPQIFGVRSIREHEDELMSALYLQVSIISQALIFVTRSRSWSFIERPGLLLVTAFIAAQLVATAVAVYATWGFARIQGIGWGWAGVIWVYSLVTYFPLDILKFIIRYALSGKAWDNLIQNKTAFTNKKDYGRGEREAQWALAQRTLHGLQPPDASGFFSDKSYRELSEIAEQAKRRAEVARLRELHTLKGHVESVVKLKGLDIETIQQHYTV